The following proteins are encoded in a genomic region of Nicotiana sylvestris chromosome 4, ASM39365v2, whole genome shotgun sequence:
- the LOC104213363 gene encoding putative late blight resistance protein homolog R1A-3 — protein MAHAVVTSLMTTLEQVLKFNPSLVSENRAPLDSLFGKLSCLQAFLEDNMGNRINDQESLTILETKIRDAVYKVEITVELCLRRIHVADTENNRNIARSKLYDELEQITKEMDSIQEEVLKFKNDHQNIKDDENTLVGMEDEFNSIRDQLIGQTSELNLVSIAGMGDIVFLPVPFFSTKGTFIFAGGKIPPTIANPPTWESEILTFQQFASQLSLPLVIWNLPNLRHLCPGGMYMPVPPKSQNLLCLENLETLDSISVAASNWKENFTAIPKVKKLAVCLPPWRSVMSNLIDSLIRLVDLEKLRIHLDISPYENFSLRLPTLLSDVYPTFLKSSTLVGTCLLWEDMTTLGQLPNVEVLRLKCFAFQGRNWNLNEGGFKKLKLLQINETNLVHWEASSESLPRLEFLILKYCYKLEDIPTEIGDIPTLKLTELHNCSQAAAPSSEEIGEEQQSLGNEVLVVRAYNTEE, from the exons ATGGCTCATGCTGTTGTAACTTCACTTATGACAACTCTAGAGCAAGTCTTAAAATTCAATCCAAGTTTGGTTTCTGAAAATAGGGCACCCCTTGATTCTCTTTTTGGGAAACTTTCTTGCTTGCAAGCTTTCCTTGAGGATAATATGGGAAATAGGATCAATGATCAAGAATCGTTGACTATTTTGGAGACGAAAATTAGAGATGCAGTttataaagtagaaattacagtTGAATTGTGCCTAAGAAGAATCCATGTGGCTGATACTGAAAACAATCGAAACATTGCTCGTTCTAAGCTTTATGATGAGTTGGAGCAAATAACAAAAGAAATGGATTCCATACAAGAAGAGGTGTTGAAGTTCAAGAATGACCATCAAAATATCAAAG ATGATGAAAACACTCTTGTTGGGATGGAAGATGAATTCAACAGCATAAGAGATCAACTCATCGGACAGACATCAGAACTGAATTTAGTCTCAATCGCTGGTATGGGTGATATTG tctttcttccagtgccctttttctcgacaaaaggcacattcatctttgctgg ggggaaaatccccccaactatTGCTAACCCACCGACGTGGGAATCTGAAATTTTGACATTTCAACAATTTGCATCTCAATTATCCCTGCCATTGGTCATTTGGAACCTGCCAAATTTGAGACATTTGTGTCCTGGGGGAATGTATATGCCTGTTCCTCCAAAATCACAAAATCTCTTATGTTTAGAGAACTTGGAAACACTGGATTCAATATCTGTTGCTGCTTCTAATTGGAAGGAGAATTTTACAGCAATCCCTAAAGTAAAGAAGTTAGCTGTTTGCTTACCACCATGGCGTAGTGTAATGTCTAATCTTATTGACAGTCTCATCCGTCTTGTTGATCTCGAGAAGCTAAGAATTCATCTAGATATTTCGCCTTATGAGAATTTTTCATTAAGGCTGCCAACGCTGTTATCGGATGTTTATCCTACATTCTTGAAGAGTTCGACACTAGTAGGAACGTGTCTATTGTGGGAGGATATGACTACGCTTGGTCAATTGCCCAATGTTGAGGTTCTCAGGCTAAAATGTTTTGCATTCCAAGGGAGAAATTGGAATCTAAATGAAGGGGGTTTCAAGAAACTGAAGTTGCTACAGATTAACGAAACAAACTTGGTGCACTGGGAAGCGAGCAGTGAAAGTCTTCCTAGACTTGAGTTTCTAATCTTGAAGTATTGCTATAAATTGGAGGATATTCCTACAGAGATTGGAGATATTCCCACATTAAAACTGACTGAGTTGCATAATTGTAGCCAAGCTGCTGCCCCTTCTTCAGAGGAAATTGGAGAAGAACAACAAAGCTTGGGAAATGAAGTACTCGTGGTCCGTGCCTACAATACTGAAG AGTAA